Genomic segment of Peribacillus frigoritolerans:
AATTCATTCTTATTGGGTTCGATTTCCCGCTTCCAGTTCTCGATGACGACCTGAACATCCGAAATGAACGTTTTTACCGTTTCTTTGCTGATTTGTGAAGCTTCCATCGTGTCATCTTTAATATTCAGCATTTTTACCTTTAACTCATCAATTGTATTCTTAATTTCGTCGGTATTCGTTTTGATGCGGGTCCGTAGATCTTTACCTGAACTTGGTGTTGAAAGTAAGGTTGCCGCACCAGCTACTACTGTTCCGGTCAAAAAGCCAATTAGTAATGATTTTGCTTTCATTAGGATCACCTCATTTTATAATATGTTTTCGCTTTCCATGGTCTGAATCCCTGCTGCATCAATTGGAAATTATGATAAATAGGGAGAGAAATACTATTGATATCAAAATACCATAATTTTCATTCTTATGGAAGAGAATCGACCATTTTATCTTTATATCACAAAAATATTTTTTTAAACTTAGAGAGTAAATATATAATATTTAAAAATAACTTGAAGCTTTATTAATAATGCTACATATAAAGGGAAGAGCAGCATATAGATAATAAAAACAAGCTGTCGGAACATGGATGGCACTGGTGGGTTAATAATGAAAATCATTTTTTTATTAGGCCTGGTATGCCTGTGCGGAATGGGGTATTTTCTAAGGCAAGCAAAAACTCCTGGCATCTATCCGCCCAAGAGGGTGCTCCAGGCTAGAGCCTTCGCTATGGGTCTCCCTGGGGTTTTACTGCTTTTCATTTGGTTTATGTGGATATTGATTCATTGATCATTGGAGGATGATTGTGACTAGAATTCCAGATTCATAAGATTGGAAAAAAAGCACCGGACATTCCGGTGCTTTTTTAGGTATGATGATCCTGCTGCTTAAGCATTAATGGGTATATTTGATTTTCTTACGATGCCGTTCACAATTGGATAAATGATGACCATCGCAACTGTATTTAACAGTACGGCAGGAAGTACAACTGCGCCGAAAAGTGCAACGAAAGGCCCTGGAAGGGAAACGATATAATAAGCCGAACCAAGGAAGACAGCGCCGGAAATCATTGTTCCTACGGCAGTCAAGATACTAACGGTGACAACGGATGTTGAAAACTTCTTAAGACTGATGAATAAAAGGTAAAACAGAAAGGCTGTTGCCAATTTGTCTATGATATTTGGAATCTGTCCTCCAGGAAATGTAGTTGTCATGGCAGAGATGGCTCCAGCTGCCAGGGCGACAATGAATACATTCTTCTTCGCGGGAAACAGGGTAATCGCCAAAAACATCATCAACAGCATCATATCCGGTTTCATTCCAAGGAAGAATCCAGGTACGATAAAATGCAGGGCAGCCCCAATCCCGATTAATAGGGACAGTGACACAAGGGTTTTCGTTTTCATTTACTCATCTCTCCTATTCTCATCTCAACTAACATCTTTTCTTCAACAATGCACTATTGCCTGTTGCAAGAAGTTTAAAATAGTATATCATAAGACCTATTTTTTTAGAAGTTATATTTGTTTGAATTAAAGGGTTTGAGCTTCTTTCGCTTTATACGATTCCTGGAATTTCTTCATGAAATCAGCAAGGTCCTGGCAATGGGATAGAGGGACCGCATTATAGATGGAAGCTCTGCAGCCGCCAATGGAACGGTGACCGTTCAGTCCTACGAATCCGGCTTGCTTCACTTCTTTAAGGAATTGTACTTCAGCTTCTTCAGACGGAAGCGTGAACGTTACATTCATTAATGAACGGCTGTCCGGTAGGGCATGGCCTTTATAAAAACCATCACTGCCGTCGATGGCATCGTAAATGACTTTTGCTTTTTCTTCATTGATCTCAGCAATCTTTTCCACGCCGCCCTGTTCTTTTGCCCAATCCAACACAAGGGACAATAAGTAAATGGCCAATGTCGGAGGAGTGTTGTATAAAGATTTATTTTTTGAATGGATAGAATAGTTCATCATGGATGGGATTTTGTCATTATCCGTTATTAAATCTTTACGGATGATAACCACTGTGATTCCAGACGGACCTAGATTCTTTTGTGCACCTGCATAGATGATGCCGAATTTACTAATATCAATCTTTTTGCTGAGAATATCACTTGACATATCGGCTACTAAAGGAATGTTGCCTGTTTCCGGGAAATCCTTCCACTGTGTTCCGTAAATCGTATTATTGCTTGTGATATGAAGATATGCAGCATCATCATTCAATTTGATATCTTCAACTTTAGGGATGAACGTATATTTCTCATCTTTGGATGAAGCGACTACGGACGTTTCACCAACCTTTTTGGCTTCTTTTAATGCTTTTTCCGACCAAGAACCAGTGAGGACATAATCTGCCCTTTTTCCATCATTCAAAATGTTCATGGGAATCATGGAGAATTGCAGACTTGCTCCTCCTTGCAGCAGGAGAACTTCATAATTTTCAGGAATTTCCATAAGGTCTTTTAATGATTGGATGGCATGGTTATGAATTTTTTCGAATTCCGAACTTCTATGGCTTAATTCCATGACGGACATACCGGAATCCTCAATATTCAACCATTCGTTTTGGGCTCTTTGTAAAACTTCTAAGGGAAGGGCGGCTGGCCCAGCGTTAAAATTGCGTGCACGTTTCAATTTTTTTCCTCCTATGCGACTATGTGATAAAGTATTTGAGACTATTCATATATCCTACCAGAAAACTAAATTCAATAGGAGGAAAATTTAGAATTTTAAGTGACAATCCATTTTAATGATAGGCCAAAGTAAAAAAGGTCCTGCACTTTAAAGTGAGGACCAAATTAGGATCATTGTTTTTTCATGCAACAAGCGTGCTTAATCTCAATTCTTTTAAAAAGATATTAAGAAAGGAGAAAGAAACCAACATGTGCCAGCAGTTCATTTTAAATGCTGTGCAATGGAGTCAGCGATTTGTTTCAGGTCATCTGGTGTATAGTCGCTGGTATTCGTTTTCCAAACTGCCCCAAACCCGTCACCTTCTCCATGCCGTGGAATTAAATGCATGTGAAAATGGAAAACGGACTGTCCTGCAGCTTCCCCGTTATTATTT
This window contains:
- a CDS encoding tryptophan transporter, whose product is MKTKTLVSLSLLIGIGAALHFIVPGFFLGMKPDMMLLMMFLAITLFPAKKNVFIVALAAGAISAMTTTFPGGQIPNIIDKLATAFLFYLLFISLKKFSTSVVTVSILTAVGTMISGAVFLGSAYYIVSLPGPFVALFGAVVLPAVLLNTVAMVIIYPIVNGIVRKSNIPINA
- the serC gene encoding 3-phosphoserine/phosphohydroxythreonine transaminase — translated: MKRARNFNAGPAALPLEVLQRAQNEWLNIEDSGMSVMELSHRSSEFEKIHNHAIQSLKDLMEIPENYEVLLLQGGASLQFSMIPMNILNDGKRADYVLTGSWSEKALKEAKKVGETSVVASSKDEKYTFIPKVEDIKLNDDAAYLHITSNNTIYGTQWKDFPETGNIPLVADMSSDILSKKIDISKFGIIYAGAQKNLGPSGITVVIIRKDLITDNDKIPSMMNYSIHSKNKSLYNTPPTLAIYLLSLVLDWAKEQGGVEKIAEINEEKAKVIYDAIDGSDGFYKGHALPDSRSLMNVTFTLPSEEAEVQFLKEVKQAGFVGLNGHRSIGGCRASIYNAVPLSHCQDLADFMKKFQESYKAKEAQTL
- a CDS encoding YtxH domain-containing protein; translated protein: MKAKSLLIGFLTGTVVAGAATLLSTPSSGKDLRTRIKTNTDEIKNTIDELKVKMLNIKDDTMEASQISKETVKTFISDVQVVIENWKREIEPNKNELLKNVQEIENSLKELEAAAPTSKN